The sequence TGTAATATTTGAAAACGTACGGCGTCCTGTATGCACCCGAGCAAGTGGCTGCCATAACAACGCACAAAGCAACAAtctgaaaaaaagataaaaaataattttgggAAATTTGTTCAGAGTTTATAAAGTATAACAGACAAGTGGAAGCATTCTTTAGGTAATTTGGTTTTAAAATATCATatagaaaattaatttaattgaaatttactTACAGTTTTGAAAGAATTCATTTTGAGTTGAAGTTGTTGGAAGTTGAGTTGCTGAAGACTTGAATTGCTGGAGTGCAAGTGTGTGTCGAACTTGAAATCAGGGCTGGTTTTTATACTGGAAGATGGCCCTAGATGACCTTGGACATCCGCAGGATTTGTCCACCGTGAGGTACGGAAACCCATCCCAAAAGGTGAAAAGAATAGAAGATTGACCTAGTTTGAACAAAGCGAAGAGTAAAATGGAGGGGGTTCAGAGTAACTTTCACAAATGTCCCACAGTCGCTGTGGACATTGATTGGTTACTGCAATACaccctttccctttttcgcGCTTAGAAACCtagtctttctttttaaattactCTCTACCTGTTCAacgtacaaaacaaaaactcagTTTACAGCCCTTGTTTGTTGTCCGTATTTTGAATGTGAACGCGTTCTAAGCGTTTGCATCCAAGGCAATGGCACCCCAGTATATGCATTTCAACTTCACCGAGATCACAGAGAATCATGTTGTTTTATATGATCTAAAGTTAATCAAGATTTATAAAAACAGCAATATTCtaattctttaaatttcaaGGGATTTCATTCTATTCCGAACTATTTCAGTTTAAGTGTGTGACATATTTTTTAAGATGTAATCTGTTCTGCTACAATTTTACCTATTTTGGATTAAGTAACAAACGCCAGTATTATTCATTGCAATTTCAAAATATGTGTTATGTGCACGTTATTATATAACCCTTGCTTTTAttatatttgatattttgaAGTGTTTCATCGGAACACAAATCCTCACCTCTCCTGTACATATTAGTCGGTGTCCAAGATAGGGCGGGATTGTCTTAAAATTTTACTCCATTTAAAGAATAGTATAGGAGATATAGTTTTACAGTGCGTGAAAGAActgtttattcattttttttttttttttcaaaattttcatcgcctttttttattttcaaacacaTTCAAATTTTATGGAGTGCACAGTCTGAtcatctattttcttttagtaGCGAGTGGCCTTAGCCGGGGAGGCATAAGCCGGACGGGCATGCTGGGCAGGAGTAACCAATTCAACTGGGGCGGCCGTGGTAGTATAATACCCATTATGAGCAGGAGCTTGTGTGGTATGTTGTTGGCTAGAAGCAGCTGGAGAATAAACGGATGGCTGGGCAGAGTAGAATTGCTGAGCAACAGCTGATTCTTGCTTGGCAGGAGCGGCCTGCTGGGCGGTGGCTGCTCCGGACGATGGCTGCTGGTATTTTTCGATCATACCAGCAGCGGTAGATTCAGACACGGCCGTGCAAGTGCAGATCTGCTGAGTAACTTTGGGGAACGCGCTGGCAGGTATGTTGGTGTTGGCTGGGACTGGAAGTGTCTGATATTTAGTTTCCGTTTCAGTCTTAATTGGAGCCCAGGGCTTGGGTGTAGTTGGCATCTCCCAGCTTGGTCTGCCAGACCTGGTAAGTGAATAACTTATGTTatcaaattaaattaaaatgaattgaTTTGTTACTTACTGCAGGTATTGACCAGAGCATGTTGTAACAGCCACAACGGAGCATACGGCAAGAACCTAAATCAGGTAGACAAAATTGAGTTACGCACATCTTCGTTAGTTATCTCtgcatttaaatattttaggccaaaaatgtttttcagttttggaaaatttgaaCACTAGACACAACTCACCAGTTTAAAGGTGTTCATTTTCTTCGGAGGAAGTAGTTGGGGCAAAAGTGCGAGTGAGTAGTAATAACTCCTGAGAGTAGCTTGTGAAGATTGGGATGACCAGAATGAAACAACCTCGACCTTATATACCCACAGCTCGCACGAGTTTGTGTGTACCCGTTTCTTCAATGACCTTGATGGTGAACAAAGAAGATTGTTTAGGTTTCTAAAGGTAAGCTGCGTAGAGATAGGGGAATGAGTCGATTTTGAATGGGGTTACCGAGGACATCTGAGTTCAGAACTATACCTGATACAAATCAAAGTAGAGCCGTTATTCTAAGCTATTTTCGGCAAtgacttattttattttaattgtagGCATAATTAACACCTATAGTCTCTTATCGTTTGCCAAttcgttttcaaattgaataagCAATTCGTCTAGAAAAGGTCATGGCAATTTCCTGGGatttcaagttcaaatattcaaatttcggGGGTAAGTTaagttcattttcttcttatagtttttaaaaatcgtaAACTTCATCCGATATTCTTTAACCTTGAATTATTTTCGGTGACAACTAAAACTTTCACTTCTTTTATACCTGGAAACAAGGTCATTCTGGCAGACCGGATGCAAATCTACATCTACAAAATAGAGGTAGGTCACGTTCGCTCAAAACATTTTACCTGCTTTTTTAGGGGATTATGTATAGACAACTTAAAATACGATTTTTATGTGAaagatacataaaaaaaattctccatAAGCTGTAAAATGATTAAGTTAACtcaaatttaatattttgaaaaatgtttttgttttattttggcgATGTCTCCACGTCTATTCTGGTGGTAGTTCCATTTCGAAATCCAGTGCATATACACAACGGAAATGGTAATAAAATGATAGGATGTTATTGTGATTAATATTAGATGACGCTTAACCCGATTTTGAATCTATTTGTGTCTTAGTTTAATTGCGactgtggcctaatggataaatCACCGGCGTCCTAAGCCGGGGATTGCGAGTTCGAGTTCGAGGTAGGCAAAGATTAATTTGGTTACGCAATGTGTGTTTTATCGTGTTGAAATCTGGCTTAGCATGACAACATATATCACGGAACTTAAGAAACGAAGAACGGACCAAAGGTGGAATGGTTTTGTAGTACCTTGAAGAAACGCTTCAAAAGGTAAACATGTTTAACCTTTCTCGAACAATTCTTACTGATTTTGTTACAAATTGCAGGTCGAATTGCCATTTCCAATAAGTATACTTATAATACGAATACGAGCGTATATCTCCAGTAGCGCAGTTGGTTAGCGCATGGTACTTATATGACAGTAGCTGTTTGCGTTGATGTATGTTAGTTAAAGTAATGCCGAGGTCGCGAGTACGAGCCTCGCCTGGAGAATTATTTGTTTATGAGGTACTATTTATTTCAACATATCCGAAGCGTCTGTTCAATTTCCTTGATTGTTCCAGTCAAAGTTTGCAGATCCATTTTTCCACGGCAGAGGTGGACAGTACTTCCCACACGTGGGCAAAATTATTCTCCATGTAGATAAGGTGATATGTCATTTTTGATAGAAGGCTTGTTAGAAGGATTGTTAATTAAATACTTAACAAGCctctgtggcctaatggataaggcaccGGCCTCCTAAGCCGGGGATTGCGAATTCGAGTCTCGCCAGAGGTATGATTACATGACAAGCATTGGTTAATGTATTTATCCGGAGGAAACTGTTTAAAATTGTGAGGAGTTCTCTTAGTAAGGATAGTTTTTAATGCTCTGGAGAGACACAACAAATGGTAAGAAACTTTGACttatttcaaacatttcgaATTAGATTTAATCCAAATTCCAAGTCGAATGGCCACTTCTAATAAGTCTATTTATAATACGAATACGTATATACCTCCAGTAGCGCAGTTGGTTAGCGCATGGTACTTATAAGACAGTAACTAATTGAGCTAATTGAAATGGCATCTCCAGTAGCGCAGTTGGTTAGCGCATGGTACTTATAAGACAGTAACTAATTGAGCTAATTGATAATGGCGATGTGAAAGCCGCAAACTAATATTGTTAATTAATACATTAAAAGGCCtttgtggcctaatggataaggcaccGGGGTCGCGAGTTCGAGTCATAACCTCGCCTGTTTATTCGAGCATGTtaacgtttattttttgtgcggtgctttttatataaaatttatcCGAAGCATTTGTTTAACTTCCTTGATTGTTCCAGTCAAAGATTGCATACCCGTTTTTCGACGATAGAGGTAAACAAGTCTTCCTGTTCGAGCCTCGCCTGGAGAATTGGTTTTTAATAAGGTACTGTTTTTATATAGAGATATCCGAAGCGCTTGTTCAACTTCATTGATTGCCACAATTAAAGATTGCAGACTCACTTTTCGACGACAGAGGTGATCACTACTTACCACACATGGACGAAATTATTCTTGATGAATATAAGGTGAGCTGTATTTTTAATAGAAGAAGGCACTCGCTACaatactattattattaatttgaTTGTTTATCAAGCctctgtggcctaatggataaggcaccGGCCTCCTAAGCCGGGGATTGCGAGTTCGAGTCTCGCCAGAGGTACTGTAAAGTTGAAAGCATCAGTTAACGCGCGTGTTTCTGTGTAAGAAAGTATTGCGAGTTCTCTTATTGAGTTTCAAATGTTCTGAACGGACGAAAAGCAAAATGGTTTTTAATGCTCTGAAGAAACACAACAAATGGTAAGcaaatttgaattatttcgAACATCTCTGGTTGGATTTGATTCAAAATGAAGGACGAAAtgccatttcaaaaaaatatatttgtaACAAGAACTGCATGAAC comes from Daphnia carinata strain CSIRO-1 chromosome 2, CSIRO_AGI_Dcar_HiC_V3, whole genome shotgun sequence and encodes:
- the LOC130686108 gene encoding microtubule-actin cross-linking factor 1, isoforms 6/7-like translates to MNTFKLVLAVCSVVAVTTCSGQYLQSGRPSWEMPTTPKPWAPIKTETETKYQTLPVPANTNIPASAFPKVTQQICTCTAVSESTAAGMIEKYQQPSSGAATAQQAAPAKQESAVAQQFYSAQPSVYSPAASSQQHTTQAPAHNGYYTTTAAPVELVTPAQHARPAYASPAKATRY